The segment TAAGGACAAATCTTCATCAGTGTGCTCTGACAACATGCAGCATCATTTCTTGTTACTTACCTCATGTGGTTTCAGCCCCATGTCACTGAGAACACTCTGGAAGAATGTTGGTGATGGCTTCCCAATTACTTCTGCTTTTAAATCACAAGCAtactagaaaagaaaagaaagttcaGGTTATAAGTAAGACGGCATTGTGATAGAATTATTTCTTCCTGCCAAACTGAGCAAGTGATACAAAAATATACCTCAAGAGCCTTCATGTAAACACCAACATCTAGTTTTAACCCATCTGTCTCCTTGTAGTATCGTCTAAGAAAGcagtgaaaaaaagaatcataagCATTTAGCTAAATCTGTGAAATACATTCAGTCTTATCTTGcacttaaataatttattaccCCTGGCCAAGGGAGAATAACACTGGCTTTTCCAATCCTATCAAAACCCTAAATGCCTCATTTAAGTTCTGGTACGAGAAGTTTTCAGCTGCGTCTCCAATGATCACACAGTTTGGGTTGGTCTTATCTACGGCATCAAACTCAGGGAGAAgtcctgcaaaaataaaaataaaaagaacaaaaagtcatatttgaatGAGCAAGTGAggatttgattttaaagtttgacagaactattttatttattgctttattaATGTTTAGATTGATTGCTAACGCCACATtaggaagctggtcagagttgaagGGTAGATGTATGGATCAACTCTGACCATGCATAAAAATAGCATCATGCTGCTACCACCACTGGCCACCATTAAGACAGGGTTATGATTGGAGATATGCAATCTCTAACCTCTTAAGATTTTCTCAgaacagctttatttattttgcttttttttgcacTGGATTTTAGGATATTTAGGGGCATTACCGTCATGCACCAGCAGGTGGGGCCTCAAACCCCTCTCCTTGAGAACAGCAATGGCTGCAGGGGCAGGAGGGAAGACCTCAGATACAGAAATGTCAAAACCCAGTCTTTGGAGTTTGGCTACG is part of the Xiphophorus couchianus chromosome 10, X_couchianus-1.0, whole genome shotgun sequence genome and harbors:
- the lhpp gene encoding phospholysine phosphohistidine inorganic pyrophosphate phosphatase, with amino-acid sequence MADTGWPGCTKSLKGVILDLCGVLYDSGEGDGVAIPGSVEAVKRLKESDLQLRFCTNETQATREKFVAKLQRLGFDISVSEVFPPAPAAIAVLKERGLRPHLLVHDGLLPEFDAVDKTNPNCVIIGDAAENFSYQNLNEAFRVLIGLEKPVLFSLGQGRYYKETDGLKLDVGVYMKALEYACDLKAEVIGKPSPTFFQSVLSDMGLKPHETLMIGDDLVNDVGGAQYCGMKGVQVRTGKYRPSDERHPTVIADATVDNLAHAVDAILGQRGCSA